The following are encoded together in the Vigna angularis cultivar LongXiaoDou No.4 chromosome 9, ASM1680809v1, whole genome shotgun sequence genome:
- the LOC108347666 gene encoding disease resistance protein RUN1 isoform X2, producing MFCPYITKFSHLMYALRRVILEKPSKKLHTKLSHNNNWSMACPSGPTHSPKLQISLDGMRAITGISGAGGSGKTTLAKAIYNKIHETFTEKSFIEDIGQVSRTRGHHRLQEQFLLDVLKTRVEIPSVDMGRRMIRERLTGKRVLIVLDDVTENFTLLDLWGCREWFGGGTVIIITTRDVDLPRILKVDSVFGIRLMNANESLELLSWHAFREVKPKEEYNYLAKGVVTHCGGLPLALEVIGNCLFKKTKEEWNSILLKLEKIPLHNVQGKLKISFDGLRNQIEKDLFLDICCSFVGEGRDYVTKMLNGCGVDADSGIRVLIELSLIKVKRNNKLGMHLLLQEMGRNIINEIYEKEFRRERRLRFDDSEYVLTDNTGRRAIERVPVKLRSVRREPSRLLTYIENSDYISKKLRWISLDWFSLEYLPDKFYLHDAITIDLKHSSLRFLLKEPQDLRWLKVLNLSHSKYLTETPDFSGLPSLEQLILKDCTGLREVHPSIGCLCNLTLLNLKDCTSLSNLPREIYKLISLETLILSGCSMIDLLEKDVVQMESLVTLIAENTIVNHVPFSILSSKSIGHISLRGFERLSRNIFPSIIRSWMSTVMNPISYIHSLCMDIDNSWENIGPLLSSLENLRSVLVQCDTEYQLSKQVKSILVEYFANFAESGISKQFRSSFIRLGTYHEFFNAVSDNISEVLLNSESCDVSLPVDNLPNWLAYMGEGNSVSFSVPWDRDMKGMALSVVYLSTGEIVATECLRSVLIVNYTKSTLQIHKYGTIISFNDIDWQGIMSNLAPEDKVEIFVTFGHGLVVKNTILYLVCGEPNYLKKELESKKNSLLRSIMKIVM from the exons GGATAAGTGGAGCTGGAGGATCTGGGAAAACCACCCTTGCCAAAGCCATCTACAATAAAATTCATGAAACATTCACGGAGAAAAGTTTCATCGAAGATATTGGACAAGTTAGTCGAACAAGAGGGCATCATCGTTTACAAGAACAATTTCTTTTAGATGTCCTAAAAACAAGGGTGGAGATACCTAGTGTTGATATGGGAAGAAGAATGATTCGGGAAAGACTTACTGGGAAAAGGGTGTTAATTGTACTTGACGATGTGACTGAGAATTTTACATTGTTAGATCTATGGGGATGCCGTGAATGGTTCGGTGGAGGAACAGTAATAATCATTACAACAAGAGATGTAGACCTACCGAGGATTCTTAAAGTTGATTCTGTTTTCGGGATAAGGCTAATGAACGCTAACGAATCCCTTGAGCTTCTTAGTTGGCACGCATTTAGAGAagtaaaaccaaaagaagaataCAATTACCTTGCAAAAGGTGTAGTTACTCATTGTGGAGGACTACCTCTAGCTCTTGAAGTCATTggaaattgtttatttaaaaagacGAAAGAAGAATGGAATAGTATACTGttaaaattagagaaaattCCCCTGCACAATGTTCAAGGGAAATTGAAAATAAGCTTTGACGGATTACGGaatcaaattgaaaaagatTTATTCCTTGATATATGTTGTTCCTTTGTTGGTGAGGGCAGAGACTATGTTACGAAGATGCTAAATGGATGCGGAGTAGACGCTGACAGTGGAATAAGAGTCCTCATAGAACTTAGTCTCATAAAAGTTAAAAGGAACAACAAACTTGGAATGCATCTTTTGTTACAAGAAATGGgaagaaatattattaatgaaatttatgaaaAGGAATTTCGGAGGGAGCGGCGACTGCGGTTTGACGATTCAGAATATGTATTGACAGATAATACA GGGAGAAGAGCTATTGAGCGAGTGCCAGTAAAATTACGTTCAGTGAGAAGAGAACCATCAAGACTGTTGACATACATTGAAAATTCTGATTACATTTCTAAGAAACTGAGGTGGATCAGTTTGGATTGGTTTTCTTTAGAATACCTACCTGACAAGTTTTATCTGCATGATGCAATAACGATTGATTTAAAACACAGTTCTCTTCGATTCCTCTTGAAAGAACCTCAG GATTTGAGGTGGCTGAAGGTCCTTAATCTTAGTCACTCGAAGTATTTAACAGAAACTCCTGACTTTTCTGGACTACCAAGTCTTGAACAACTCATTCTCAAGGATTGTACAGGATTACGTGAAGTCCACCCATCTATTGGATGTCTCTGCAATCTTACATTGTTAAATTTGAAGGACTGTACAAGTCTAAGCAATCTCCCTAGAGAGATATATAAATTGATATCTTTAGAAACTCTCATTCTCTCTGGGTGTTCGATGATTGACCTATTGGAAAAAGATGTAGTGCAAATGGAATCCCTGGTAACTCTAATTGCTGAAAATACAATTGTGAACCATGTCCCTTTTTCGATTCTAAGCTCGAAAAGCATTGGACATATATCCTTACGAGGATTTGAGAGATTGTCACGTAATATTTTTCCTTCTATCATTCGGTCTTGGATGTCGACAGTAATGAATCCCATATCTTATATTCATTCGCTGTGCATGGATATCGATAATAGTTGGGAAAATATTGGACCATTGCTTAGCAGCCTGGAAAATCTTCGAAGTGTTTTGGTGCAATGTGACACCGAGTATCAACTATCTAAGCAAGTAAAAAGTATTCTGGTTGAATATTTCGCAAATTTTGCAGAATCAGGAATTTCAAAGCAGTTCAGGTCTTCTTTTATTCGTCTTGGAACATACCATGAATTCTTCAATGCGGTCAGCGATAACATCTCTGAG GTATTGTTAAATAGCGAGTCTTGTGATGTCTCTCTTCCAGTTGATAACCTTCCTAATTGGTTGGCCTATATGGGTGAGGGAAATTCTGTTTCTTTCTCTGTGCCTTGGGACCGTGACATGAAAGGAATGGCTTTGAGTGTTGTTTATTTATCAACTGGTGAGATCGTGGCAACTGAATGTCTTAGAAGTGTCTTAATAGTTAATTACACAAAGTCCACATTGCAAATACACAAGTATGGCACAATAATTTCCTTTAATGATATAGACTGGCAGGGTATAATGTCAAATTTGGCACCTGAAGACAAGGTGGAGATTTTTGTTACTTTTGGTCATGGATTGGTGGTAAAGAACACAATACTCTATCTTGTATGTGGTGAACCAAACTATTTGAAAAAAGAGCTAGAGTCAAAGAAAAATTCTCTCCTTAGATCGATAATGAAAATTGTAATGTGA